In the Alkaliphilus oremlandii OhILAs genome, one interval contains:
- the murD gene encoding UDP-N-acetylmuramoyl-L-alanine--D-glutamate ligase, whose translation MNLKEKNVLVIGFAVTGIPLVKVLCQLGANVIVNDSKKEEALKESMKLLSDHPIQYILGKHPEIEELSAPLDLVVVSPGVPLDIPFIENLRARGIEIIGEIELAYRLAQGHIVAITGTNGKTTTTSLVGEIFKNAGRRTHVVGNIGVAFISKALETTADDVIVIEASSFQLESIVDFRPQVGAILNLTPDHLNRHKTMENYQKAKFNIFKNQGAEDIAVINYDDVKLREESKQIYAKKVYFSRRTLLEEGVFVEDGKIVALKDGHKKEIISKDDIFIPGNHNLENALAATAMTLSLGVDIDVIQHTLKTFKGVEHRTEIVDVIHGVRFINDSKGTNPDASIKGIEGINTPILLIAGGYDKGSDFDEFINAFDGKVKHMFVYGETANTLMETAKKLNFIDVTKVQNLDEAVKKAYDIAIQGDTVLLSPACASWDMYENFEMRGKHFKEIVANLRR comes from the coding sequence ATGAATCTAAAAGAGAAAAATGTATTGGTCATCGGTTTTGCCGTTACGGGCATACCTTTAGTAAAAGTACTGTGTCAGTTGGGAGCCAATGTTATCGTAAATGATTCTAAAAAAGAGGAAGCGTTAAAGGAAAGCATGAAGCTACTTTCGGATCATCCGATTCAATATATTCTTGGCAAGCATCCAGAGATTGAGGAACTTTCAGCGCCTTTAGATTTAGTGGTTGTTTCCCCTGGAGTACCACTGGATATCCCTTTTATAGAAAATTTGAGGGCGAGAGGGATCGAGATTATTGGAGAGATCGAGCTGGCGTATAGATTAGCACAAGGACACATTGTAGCCATTACTGGAACCAATGGAAAGACGACGACAACATCTTTAGTTGGGGAAATTTTTAAAAATGCTGGTAGAAGAACTCATGTAGTGGGTAATATTGGCGTAGCCTTTATATCGAAGGCATTGGAAACAACGGCAGACGATGTCATTGTAATTGAAGCGAGCAGCTTTCAATTGGAAAGCATCGTAGATTTTCGACCTCAAGTCGGTGCCATATTAAATTTAACGCCGGACCATTTGAATCGACATAAAACTATGGAGAACTATCAAAAGGCGAAATTTAATATATTCAAGAATCAAGGTGCAGAAGATATCGCTGTCATAAACTACGATGATGTAAAATTGCGAGAAGAAAGTAAGCAGATCTACGCTAAGAAAGTTTATTTTAGCAGGAGGACACTTTTGGAGGAAGGTGTTTTTGTTGAGGATGGAAAAATCGTAGCACTAAAAGATGGCCATAAAAAAGAAATTATTTCTAAAGATGATATCTTTATTCCTGGCAATCACAATCTGGAAAATGCTTTAGCAGCTACGGCCATGACCCTATCTTTAGGTGTTGATATCGATGTGATTCAACATACGCTAAAAACCTTTAAAGGTGTAGAACACCGAACTGAAATTGTAGATGTGATCCATGGTGTAAGATTCATCAATGACTCTAAAGGAACAAATCCAGACGCCTCAATTAAGGGGATCGAAGGAATTAATACGCCGATTTTATTAATCGCGGGGGGGTACGACAAAGGTAGTGATTTTGATGAGTTTATCAATGCATTTGATGGAAAGGTAAAGCATATGTTTGTATATGGAGAAACAGCAAATACATTGATGGAAACAGCAAAAAAGCTGAACTTTATAGATGTAACGAAAGTTCAGAATTTAGATGAAGCGGTGAAAAAGGCTTATGATATTGCAATCCAAGGGGATACTGTACTGCTTTCACCTGCATGTGCCAGCTGGGACATGTATGAGAATTTTGAAATGAGAGGGAAACATTTTAAAGAAATTGTTGCAAATTTGAGGAGGTAG
- the ftsW gene encoding putative lipid II flippase FtsW: MAKKQPLDFILLISVCMLVAIGIIMVFSSSYSYTLVNLGDGYHYLKRVSIWAVVGTLAMIFFSKVNYWHWSKYANLAFIVSIILLILVLTPLGIERNYARRWLGVGESLTFMPSEVAKFAAIIFIPTSISRKKEKMQTFSQGILPYLMIIGLYFGLIFKQPDFSTAFVVVVMIFAMVFVGGIKFSHFLSIAGTGVGAITLLLAYILFSGKGGYKAERITTFLDPWKDPTDKGYQVIQSLLAIGTGGIFGRGLGRSVQKHFYLPEPQNDFIFSIIAEELGFIGGITVILLFMILIWRGIKIAMSAPDMLGCLMSTGVITMIAVQVMINIAVATSSMPATGIPLPFISYGGSSLVIFMSAIGIVLNISKHTNLDRS, from the coding sequence ATGGCAAAGAAGCAGCCCCTAGATTTTATTCTACTTATTTCCGTATGTATGTTAGTTGCCATAGGGATTATCATGGTATTCAGCTCCAGCTATTCATACACCTTAGTCAACTTAGGTGATGGGTATCATTATCTGAAAAGGGTTTCGATATGGGCAGTGGTGGGAACCCTTGCGATGATTTTCTTCTCTAAGGTGAATTATTGGCATTGGTCGAAATATGCCAATCTCGCTTTTATCGTGAGTATCATCCTGCTTATTTTGGTACTCACCCCATTAGGAATTGAAAGAAACTATGCAAGGAGATGGCTCGGTGTTGGGGAGTCCTTAACGTTTATGCCTTCCGAAGTAGCTAAATTTGCTGCCATCATATTTATACCGACCAGCATTAGCCGTAAGAAAGAAAAGATGCAGACATTTTCCCAAGGGATACTTCCTTATCTAATGATTATCGGATTATATTTTGGTTTAATTTTCAAGCAACCAGATTTTAGTACGGCCTTTGTAGTGGTGGTCATGATTTTTGCTATGGTTTTTGTTGGTGGCATCAAGTTCTCTCATTTTTTAAGCATTGCAGGAACCGGTGTAGGAGCCATTACTTTATTATTGGCATATATTTTATTCAGCGGGAAGGGTGGATATAAAGCAGAAAGAATCACCACCTTCCTAGATCCCTGGAAGGATCCAACGGATAAAGGATATCAGGTTATACAATCTCTGCTCGCCATAGGTACAGGTGGCATATTTGGCAGAGGTCTGGGCAGAAGTGTACAGAAGCACTTCTATCTACCGGAGCCACAAAATGATTTTATATTTTCAATCATTGCAGAAGAGCTGGGATTCATCGGTGGTATAACCGTAATACTTTTATTTATGATATTGATATGGAGAGGAATAAAAATTGCCATGAGTGCGCCAGATATGCTAGGATGCCTTATGTCCACAGGAGTGATCACAATGATCGCTGTACAGGTTATGATCAATATTGCTGTTGCAACATCTTCCATGCCTGCTACAGGGATACCACTTCCGTTTATAAGCTATGGCGGCAGCTCCTTGGTTATTTTTATGTCGGCCATAGGGATTGTATTGAATATATCGAAACACACTAATTTAGACAGGAGCTGA
- the murG gene encoding undecaprenyldiphospho-muramoylpentapeptide beta-N-acetylglucosaminyltransferase — MRVILSGGGTGGHIYPAISIANKIKEQHPKAEILFIGTENGMESEIVPKAGYPIKYVTVSYLKRKISLHNVKSAAMLLKGIAEARKIIKEFKPDIVIGTGGFVCGPVLYMASKLGIRTMIHEQNVFPGLTNRILDRYVDRIALSFKDAEKYFKHKNKLVVTGNPIRSDFMEVTEVEASARYKTDSDLPLVLVVGGSGGALKINRAVVEILNQYQPNKYRLLLVTGKRLYKSTLESINAESLQSKHKVFAYVNDMPHALKACDLIVCSAGAITIAEVTAVGKASILIPKAHTAENHQEYNANAMGNKGAAVVIREDELSGEILNKKIQDIIGNIQVVKKMEAASYKEGIRDAADRIYSEMQALLERK, encoded by the coding sequence ATGCGCGTAATATTAAGTGGTGGTGGCACTGGGGGCCATATTTACCCAGCGATATCCATTGCCAATAAAATAAAGGAACAACATCCGAAGGCGGAGATTTTATTTATAGGAACAGAAAATGGAATGGAAAGTGAGATTGTTCCGAAAGCAGGGTATCCGATAAAATACGTTACTGTAAGTTATCTGAAAAGAAAAATTTCACTACATAATGTAAAAAGTGCAGCCATGTTGTTAAAGGGAATCGCGGAGGCTAGAAAAATAATCAAAGAGTTTAAACCAGACATTGTTATTGGAACCGGCGGTTTTGTATGCGGGCCTGTATTGTATATGGCATCCAAATTAGGGATTAGGACCATGATTCATGAGCAGAATGTTTTTCCAGGGCTAACCAATCGTATTTTAGATCGGTATGTAGATCGAATCGCCTTGAGTTTCAAAGATGCTGAAAAATACTTTAAACACAAAAACAAACTAGTTGTGACAGGAAATCCGATCCGATCGGATTTTATGGAGGTTACAGAGGTAGAAGCCAGTGCTCGATATAAAACTGATTCAGATTTACCGCTGGTTTTAGTTGTTGGAGGAAGCGGCGGCGCTTTAAAAATTAATAGAGCTGTTGTAGAGATTTTAAATCAATACCAACCGAATAAGTACAGGCTACTTTTGGTAACGGGGAAAAGATTATACAAAAGCACCTTGGAAAGTATCAATGCTGAAAGCTTACAATCCAAACATAAAGTATTCGCCTATGTCAATGATATGCCCCATGCTTTAAAGGCATGTGATCTCATTGTTTGCAGTGCTGGTGCTATTACCATTGCTGAGGTCACTGCTGTAGGAAAGGCATCCATCTTGATACCGAAGGCACATACTGCAGAGAACCATCAGGAGTACAATGCCAATGCGATGGGCAATAAAGGTGCGGCTGTAGTCATTCGTGAGGATGAATTGTCTGGAGAAATTTTAAATAAAAAAATACAGGATATCATAGGGAATATTCAGGTTGTGAAGAAGATGGAAGCGGCCAGCTATAAGGAAGGAATAAGGGATGCAGCAGACAGAATCTATAGTGAAATGCAGGCCTTATTAGAAAGAAAATAA
- the murA gene encoding UDP-N-acetylglucosamine 1-carboxyvinyltransferase — MSKIIISGGNRIHGEIRVGGAKNSVLPILAATVLNGGTNIVHDIPNLLDVDIMEKILISLGCSVERENGTIVVNSKELNNYEIPETLVREMRSSIIFLGALLSRYGKVKISYPGGCEIGQRPIDLHLKSLREMGAKIEEKHGFLNCEAKELKGCEIQLDFPSVGATENIMLAAVFAKGTTIIRNAAREPEIIDLENFLNAMGGRVSGSGTATIRIEGVERLYDVEHNIIPDRIVAGTYLIATAITKGEIVLRNVIHEHLQSILYKLREAGCIVQIYNHSLKLIAPKDIKAIESIRTLPYPGYPTDMQAQMMSLMTLSDGITIVTENIFENRYKHANELIRMGANIKVDGRVAIIKGVPKLSGATVVAQDLRGGAALILAGLAAEGTTIIENIKHIERGYENIHQVLNSLGANVAKDSPTMV; from the coding sequence GTGAGTAAAATCATTATTTCCGGTGGTAATAGGATTCATGGTGAAATAAGGGTGGGAGGCGCAAAGAATTCTGTACTCCCAATTTTAGCAGCAACTGTATTAAATGGCGGTACGAACATTGTTCATGATATACCGAATCTCTTGGATGTAGACATAATGGAGAAAATCCTAATATCTTTGGGCTGTTCAGTTGAAAGAGAAAATGGGACCATCGTAGTGAATTCAAAGGAATTGAACAATTATGAAATACCAGAGACCTTAGTAAGAGAGATGAGATCCTCCATTATTTTTTTAGGAGCGCTGTTATCTCGGTATGGAAAAGTAAAAATAAGCTATCCCGGTGGATGTGAAATTGGGCAAAGGCCCATTGATTTACATCTGAAATCTTTGCGTGAAATGGGTGCAAAGATAGAAGAAAAGCATGGCTTTTTAAATTGTGAGGCCAAAGAGCTAAAGGGATGCGAAATACAATTGGATTTTCCAAGTGTAGGTGCTACAGAAAATATCATGTTGGCTGCTGTATTTGCCAAGGGAACCACCATCATAAGAAATGCTGCGAGAGAACCTGAAATTATTGATTTGGAAAACTTTTTAAACGCCATGGGCGGCCGTGTTTCAGGCTCGGGGACTGCAACGATTCGCATTGAGGGTGTGGAGCGACTTTATGATGTAGAACATAATATTATACCGGACAGAATTGTAGCAGGAACTTATTTAATCGCTACAGCGATTACAAAGGGTGAAATTGTTCTACGAAATGTAATCCATGAGCATCTGCAGTCCATTCTATATAAGTTGAGGGAAGCTGGCTGTATCGTGCAAATCTATAATCACAGTTTAAAATTAATAGCCCCAAAGGATATCAAAGCCATCGAATCCATTCGAACGCTGCCGTATCCCGGATACCCTACGGATATGCAGGCGCAGATGATGTCCCTAATGACACTCAGCGATGGCATCACCATCGTTACGGAAAATATCTTTGAAAATCGGTATAAGCATGCAAATGAACTCATAAGAATGGGCGCTAATATCAAGGTTGATGGAAGGGTAGCTATTATTAAGGGCGTACCGAAGCTCAGTGGTGCCACAGTGGTAGCACAGGATTTACGCGGTGGAGCAGCTTTGATCCTAGCAGGGTTAGCTGCAGAAGGTACAACGATTATAGAAAATATCAAACACATTGAAAGAGGCTATGAAAATATACACCAGGTTCTAAATTCATTGGGTGCTAATGTAGCCAAGGATTCTCCAACAATGGTATAA
- a CDS encoding cell division protein FtsQ/DivIB encodes MDSKKSYAEKRKKMRQIKMKISSVLFAVVFIFWGVYYLLQSDLMNLKEIVVQGNMVIQEEELIQVSKLAMNKNIFKFNLKEIQDNIKTHPYVKDTKVRRKLPRTISVEVKEREEYAIIPYMGSYIYIDDENVVLKASESYIANDHILITGVEFKSFKTGEKIDATNNKVLKSALDILAAARMTSIFDMISEINISDEKNIRLITLNGGDIWLGEGKDPAYLMVALDEILVNLYTKNIKNVIIDMRFDGNISVINRDTLEE; translated from the coding sequence ATGGATTCGAAAAAAAGCTATGCTGAAAAACGAAAAAAAATGCGACAAATCAAAATGAAAATTTCAAGCGTACTCTTTGCTGTAGTGTTTATATTCTGGGGAGTATATTACCTACTGCAGTCGGATCTGATGAACCTAAAAGAAATTGTGGTCCAAGGCAATATGGTCATACAGGAAGAGGAACTGATCCAGGTCTCTAAACTAGCAATGAATAAGAATATATTTAAGTTCAATTTAAAGGAAATACAGGATAATATTAAAACACATCCTTATGTAAAGGATACGAAGGTTCGGAGAAAGCTGCCAAGAACGATCTCCGTTGAAGTGAAAGAGAGAGAAGAATATGCTATAATACCTTATATGGGTTCGTATATATATATCGATGATGAAAATGTAGTTTTGAAAGCTTCTGAAAGCTACATTGCCAATGATCATATTTTAATCACAGGTGTAGAATTTAAAAGCTTTAAAACGGGAGAAAAAATTGATGCCACTAACAATAAGGTGCTGAAAAGTGCTTTGGATATATTGGCAGCGGCAAGAATGACTTCGATATTTGACATGATTTCAGAAATTAACATCAGCGACGAAAAAAACATTCGCCTGATTACGCTGAATGGCGGGGATATATGGCTAGGTGAAGGGAAAGACCCTGCGTATCTTATGGTAGCATTGGATGAAATTTTGGTAAATTTATACACGAAAAACATAAAAAATGTTATAATAGACATGCGATTTGATGGGAATATTTCTGTCATTAATAGAGATACATTGGAGGAATAG
- a CDS encoding DUF881 domain-containing protein has translation MKDLKGKIALSALCIILGVTISTQLKTVNKSTGGVLSTQKAQQLALELKKLRTEKTTLTEELTQLELRLKEYELSEADENFIIRNLKNDLEKYQIVSGYKTVEGPGIILTIDDPIQTHLGEGESSSTIMYNYELLLSAVNILNGAGAEAISINDQRYTSMTEIYYTSNSVLVNSVPTLPPFVIKAIGDAESLEAALNIRFGIAEEMREGYNLQVNIKKENTITIPRYNKTTNFQYAKPMNATS, from the coding sequence ATGAAAGACTTGAAAGGTAAGATTGCTTTAAGTGCCCTTTGCATTATTTTAGGTGTAACCATATCGACGCAGCTTAAAACAGTAAATAAAAGCACTGGTGGCGTTTTATCTACACAAAAAGCACAACAGCTGGCATTGGAGCTAAAGAAGCTGAGAACAGAAAAGACCACCTTGACAGAGGAATTGACTCAATTAGAGCTACGATTAAAAGAATATGAACTATCAGAAGCTGATGAAAATTTTATTATAAGAAATTTGAAAAATGATTTAGAAAAATATCAAATAGTATCTGGGTACAAAACCGTAGAAGGTCCTGGAATTATTCTTACAATAGATGATCCGATACAAACCCATCTAGGGGAAGGGGAAAGCAGCAGTACGATCATGTATAACTACGAGCTACTTTTAAGTGCTGTAAATATATTAAATGGTGCCGGAGCAGAAGCTATATCGATTAATGATCAAAGATATACTTCGATGACTGAAATTTATTATACATCCAATTCAGTTCTTGTAAATTCAGTTCCCACATTGCCGCCATTCGTTATTAAAGCCATTGGAGATGCAGAATCATTGGAAGCTGCTCTAAACATTCGATTTGGTATTGCAGAAGAAATGAGGGAAGGATATAATTTGCAAGTCAACATCAAAAAGGAAAATACCATTACGATCCCTCGCTATAACAAGACAACAAACTTCCAATATGCAAAGCCGATGAACGCTACTTCTTAG
- a CDS encoding DUF881 domain-containing protein, with protein sequence MKIQLNKVIIAILCIILGAFIAIQLKNVQGDYSFVTLNTIADLQNMVKREQEEVSNLKEQISLNRNKLNEYEKAIQQGGSIKDVLDRENQLLKTISGFLDVEGAGIIIKVSDSERELYEFEDPNNIIVHDRDILTIANDLKIAGAEALSINGQRVISLSEIKCAGPTITINNYTYGQPFIIKAIGNKDTLSAAVKSPDSHATILKDIYGLGVEVEVYDNVRISRYHNNISWKYLTPKEGE encoded by the coding sequence ATGAAAATACAGTTAAACAAAGTGATTATTGCAATTCTATGTATTATCTTAGGTGCTTTTATAGCGATTCAATTAAAAAATGTACAAGGTGACTATAGCTTTGTGACATTGAATACCATAGCAGATCTTCAAAATATGGTAAAAAGAGAACAAGAAGAAGTATCCAATCTTAAAGAGCAAATTTCCCTAAATAGGAACAAATTAAATGAATATGAAAAAGCAATTCAGCAGGGTGGTAGTATCAAAGATGTTCTTGACAGAGAGAATCAACTTTTAAAAACCATCAGTGGGTTTCTAGATGTGGAGGGAGCCGGAATTATTATTAAGGTTAGTGACAGTGAGAGGGAGTTATATGAATTTGAGGATCCAAACAATATCATTGTACATGATAGGGATATTCTTACAATCGCAAATGATTTAAAAATTGCAGGTGCTGAAGCCTTGTCCATCAATGGACAAAGGGTCATTAGCCTTTCTGAAATCAAATGTGCAGGTCCTACCATTACTATTAATAACTACACTTATGGTCAGCCGTTTATTATAAAAGCAATTGGCAATAAAGACACCTTAAGTGCAGCAGTAAAGTCACCAGATTCCCATGCGACCATTTTAAAGGATATTTATGGTTTAGGCGTGGAAGTAGAAGTATATGATAATGTGCGGATTTCGAGATATCATAATAATATATCATGGAAATACTTAACACCGAAGGAAGGTGAGTAG
- a CDS encoding small basic family protein: protein MIFAIVGLVLGLVLGLQLDITYPAKYALYISVAILAAMDSVFGAVRSILEDKFNTEIFVSGFFGNAILAGFLAYIGDRLGVPLYYAAIFAFGSRLFQNFAIIRRHFLGRIRSK, encoded by the coding sequence ATGATTTTTGCTATCGTAGGTTTAGTTCTAGGTCTTGTTTTAGGTTTACAATTGGATATCACTTATCCAGCAAAGTATGCACTTTATATATCCGTTGCAATTTTAGCTGCAATGGACTCTGTTTTTGGAGCAGTGCGATCCATATTGGAAGATAAATTCAATACGGAAATCTTTGTTTCAGGATTTTTTGGCAATGCGATATTGGCTGGATTCTTAGCATATATAGGGGATCGATTAGGCGTTCCGCTATACTATGCAGCAATTTTCGCATTTGGCAGTAGACTTTTCCAAAATTTTGCAATTATAAGAAGACATTTTTTAGGACGAATTCGCTCTAAATAA
- the ftsZ gene encoding cell division protein FtsZ, which translates to MLEFDMNMEPFANIKVIGVGGGGNNAVNRMIDSGLKGVEFISVNTDKQALFTSKAEHKLQIGEKLTRGLGAGANPEIGKKAAEESREDIAQLLQGADMVFITSGMGGGTGTGAAPIVAEIAKDLGILTVGVVTKPFTFEGKRRMMHAEHGVMELKGRVDTLVTIPNDRLLQVIEKRTTMLEAFKIADDVLMQGVQGISDLIAVPGLVNLDFADVKTIMSEQGLAHMGIGRASGENRAAEAARQAIQSPLLETSIAGAKGVLLNITGGSNLGLLEVNEAAELVAQAADQDANIIFGAVINEDLKDEIRITVIATGFDNDIIKKIDVKEKTIIKKPEVAEVAVTEEEDTKTMKSERNEDLDIPIFLRRRK; encoded by the coding sequence GTGTTGGAATTCGATATGAATATGGAACCGTTTGCTAACATAAAGGTAATTGGTGTGGGCGGCGGAGGAAATAATGCTGTAAATCGTATGATTGATTCAGGCTTAAAGGGTGTAGAATTTATTTCTGTAAACACAGATAAGCAGGCATTGTTCACTTCTAAAGCAGAACATAAATTGCAAATCGGTGAGAAACTTACGAGAGGTTTAGGTGCGGGAGCAAATCCTGAAATTGGAAAGAAGGCTGCTGAAGAAAGCAGAGAAGATATTGCTCAGCTACTTCAAGGGGCAGATATGGTATTCATCACCTCCGGAATGGGTGGTGGAACTGGTACAGGTGCTGCACCCATCGTTGCAGAAATCGCTAAAGATTTGGGCATACTTACAGTCGGTGTTGTGACAAAGCCATTTACCTTTGAGGGAAAGAGAAGAATGATGCACGCAGAGCACGGTGTAATGGAGTTAAAGGGTAGAGTAGATACCTTGGTAACCATTCCAAATGATCGACTGCTTCAAGTGATAGAAAAAAGAACGACAATGCTAGAAGCCTTCAAAATAGCAGATGATGTATTGATGCAAGGGGTACAAGGTATTTCTGACTTAATCGCTGTTCCTGGACTCGTGAATTTGGACTTTGCTGACGTAAAAACAATTATGTCCGAGCAAGGTTTAGCGCATATGGGTATCGGTAGGGCAAGTGGAGAAAACCGAGCGGCAGAAGCTGCAAGACAAGCAATCCAGAGTCCACTATTAGAGACCTCAATTGCAGGTGCAAAAGGCGTACTGCTCAATATTACAGGAGGATCTAACCTAGGATTACTTGAAGTTAATGAAGCAGCAGAATTAGTTGCACAAGCTGCGGATCAAGATGCAAACATTATTTTTGGTGCTGTAATCAATGAGGATTTAAAAGATGAAATTAGAATTACAGTTATTGCTACAGGCTTCGATAATGACATCATAAAAAAGATTGATGTGAAGGAGAAAACCATTATCAAAAAACCAGAGGTAGCGGAAGTAGCAGTTACAGAGGAAGAAGATACCAAAACAATGAAATCTGAAAGAAATGAGGACCTAGATATTCCGATTTTCCTTAGAAGAAGAAAATAG
- the spoIIGA gene encoding sigma-E processing peptidase SpoIIGA has protein sequence MIVYAEYVFLENFIMNYIILSLTGKFAKYHNKQIKLILGAAFGALYAFVIFFPSLHFLFSVLMKLACSMIIIIVAFTPYKFKDFFRLIGIFYLITLIFGGAGFALFYFTSFNGIVSNGIFYTSSITVKNIFISCGVGYILIKFCWEYIQRQSSKEKIVMDICIDINKEKIILKGLVDTGNSLTDPISKYPVIIVEYNKIEEIFPKEVKEIFTNNHLFSMDKIFENINENHWITRLRIIPYQALGTENGMLIGFKPDNVLIYNEQYHKDIQDIIVAIYNKKLSKYGDYAALLHPDII, from the coding sequence ATGATTGTATATGCAGAATATGTATTTTTAGAAAATTTTATTATGAATTATATCATACTATCTCTCACTGGGAAGTTTGCTAAATACCATAATAAACAGATCAAGTTGATTTTAGGTGCCGCATTTGGTGCTCTCTATGCATTCGTTATATTTTTTCCATCCCTGCACTTTTTATTTTCAGTATTGATGAAGCTAGCTTGTTCCATGATCATCATCATCGTTGCATTTACACCGTATAAATTTAAGGATTTTTTTAGATTAATCGGTATATTTTATTTAATCACCTTAATCTTTGGAGGCGCGGGATTTGCATTGTTTTATTTTACTAGTTTTAATGGGATTGTCAGTAACGGAATATTTTACACATCAAGTATTACGGTGAAAAATATATTTATTTCCTGTGGCGTAGGATATATATTGATTAAATTTTGCTGGGAATACATACAAAGACAATCTTCTAAGGAAAAAATCGTAATGGATATCTGTATTGACATCAATAAAGAAAAAATAATTCTAAAGGGATTGGTGGATACGGGAAACTCCTTAACGGATCCCATTAGCAAGTATCCAGTGATCATTGTGGAGTACAATAAAATAGAGGAAATTTTCCCGAAGGAAGTCAAAGAAATTTTTACAAACAATCATTTATTTAGTATGGATAAAATTTTTGAAAACATCAATGAAAATCACTGGATAACCAGACTTAGAATCATTCCATACCAAGCTTTGGGTACGGAAAATGGCATGTTGATTGGATTTAAACCAGATAATGTCCTCATCTATAATGAACAATATCATAAAGATATTCAGGATATTATCGTGGCAATTTACAATAAAAAGCTTTCAAAATATGGAGATTATGCAGCTTTATTGCATCCAGATATTATTTAA
- the sigE gene encoding RNA polymerase sporulation sigma factor SigE, with translation MVVKFRLLCRYYWVKILKKLKRYHAESIYYIGGSEALPPPLSNDEENLLISKLKSDESTVRTILIERNLRLVVYIARKFENTGIGIEDLISIGTIGLIKAVNTFNPEKNIKLATYASRCIENEILMYLRRNSKVKMEVSFDEPLNIDWDGNELLLSDILGTENDVIHKFLEEEVDRDLLKIALEKLSKREKKIMELRFGLNTGQEKTQKEVADILGISQSYISRLEKRIITRLQKEINRLV, from the coding sequence ATTGTAGTAAAGTTTAGATTGTTATGTCGGTACTATTGGGTTAAAATTTTAAAGAAGTTGAAGCGATACCATGCAGAAAGCATTTATTATATAGGAGGCAGCGAGGCTTTGCCACCGCCTTTAAGTAATGATGAGGAAAATCTTTTAATATCAAAGCTGAAAAGTGATGAAAGTACAGTTCGAACGATTTTAATAGAGAGAAATTTAAGATTGGTCGTTTATATTGCTAGAAAATTTGAAAATACAGGAATTGGAATCGAAGACCTCATATCCATTGGGACCATCGGTTTAATAAAAGCAGTAAATACCTTTAATCCAGAAAAGAATATCAAACTGGCCACCTATGCATCCCGATGTATTGAAAATGAAATCTTAATGTATTTAAGAAGAAATAGCAAAGTAAAGATGGAGGTTTCATTTGATGAACCGTTGAATATCGATTGGGACGGAAACGAACTGTTACTTTCGGATATACTGGGAACAGAGAATGATGTCATCCATAAATTTTTAGAAGAAGAAGTGGACAGAGATTTATTAAAAATAGCCCTAGAGAAATTAAGTAAGAGAGAAAAGAAAATCATGGAATTAAGGTTTGGTCTCAATACTGGACAAGAAAAAACACAGAAGGAAGTTGCAGATATTTTAGGGATTTCTCAATCCTATATCTCAAGGTTAGAAAAGCGAATCATTACAAGATTACAAAAAGAAATCAACAGATTGGTATAA